From Candidatus Bathyarchaeota archaeon, one genomic window encodes:
- a CDS encoding MMPL family transporter, with amino-acid sequence MSNGNNAFTKLGHIITKRKWAIIGVWMLLLAIILPIVVTASGVSSLNMEASSDSNQESAIAEDIISAQFKKSVSNDSLVIVISTRDASSLATQQFIKELTDAINGSSSITGIKNITSVYTILIPALNQTNEGVYAAYYGGNLTYNLLYSVSTIYSNVWYQAYNTAKEQLSSGINQTNQGVYTLLENANMTYNLLYGVPAAYSTVWATAYNQTRLQLIEGLNQTNQGVHLALQNANLTYNLLYGAPAIYLNIWTQTYSQTGDINQSNQIAYQQTATILQQTDPEAFAQYTSPLLDAFYGIWTQSFSDPQTAAWTPLERAVYASTQTNQLYINTFLAGDPTSQAFVTALTGALTFENYLTFTQEQNNAALTAFAIQTVVAGSGGLSSAEFVTAAYNLGENPSLSALSTLAEAIIVDPDTYNMGTNFIATFNQVAYTQTAAILQQADPASYNQYTAPLLYAFNATWVGTFQNPETQALPVMVRASLAANITNQQYINTALAGNATMKAFVTALTQAFTLDNFMYNTQDQNNAQLQDFAIKYVANQANSAVSFVKAAYDLGKSPSSYALSYLADEVIWYPDFYGMSKLIPTFNSVSYEQTEKILKDLDKEAFNDYTSHLLKFFNASWTKRVPTQPISGVAWINSTASIAADVANTQFIAAYLNDTADFASQIASNLKLQDYLNGNTTYSNAKIKNLTINYVADESGLSTKLVEAIYDMGENATESAIRALASQVVSNPDAFNIGQPFKSLITSFVSPAKDVTLVSITFENSDNTNLLAIRGIIAEKLVQNPADVSSALVTGNDALNYDFGQSTNEDLDLILPVTIALLVIATALFFRSIITPIVTLGTIGVGLGVSQIFPYLVGTYINQVDYTITTVLLTVLIGVGTDYSIFVIARHREERINQLPLFEAIKKSITWAGESIVTSGATVIISFLALSATSMVFMQTMGIIVGLGVIVTLLASLTFAPALTAILGDRIFWPNSGERFERYAKGITEKNNRRGGYFARSGAFSVKHGKVIILLAVLVTVPAFYVYATTTPTYNLLGSASENLESVAASNTLTDSFGGGRLMPTYVVVTFANPIINNGSLNTGEMATLQRIASDIADSEGIHQVTGPTMPYGETVDYKTITNETDSTTYSAILDTIGEDNKSALITVQFNVDPYSTEAMNYAQALRESLHATYDDAANVTGIYVGGTTGSILDTRVSFQNQFNQILPIVAVGVGLVLFFVLGSLILPVFAVLSVLMSIVWTLALTMVVFQSVFSYGLLFITPLILFVLLLGLGMDYNIFILTRIREEAAKGQSLNDAIVHAVQQTGGIITAAAVILAGSLGALMLSSNMMMKEMGFAFAFSILIDALVVRTYLVPAVMSVFGKWNWYNPIKRLQRIKHFEDNQTPEQPPTAQKAD; translated from the coding sequence TTGAGTAACGGAAATAACGCCTTCACAAAACTCGGCCACATAATAACTAAACGTAAGTGGGCAATAATCGGCGTCTGGATGCTGCTTTTGGCGATCATCTTGCCTATCGTGGTGACAGCGTCGGGTGTTTCCTCCTTAAACATGGAAGCATCAAGCGATAGCAACCAAGAATCCGCCATAGCAGAAGATATAATCTCTGCACAATTCAAGAAATCAGTATCCAACGATTCACTGGTCATCGTAATCTCCACCCGTGACGCATCGTCACTGGCAACTCAGCAATTTATAAAAGAATTAACAGACGCCATAAACGGCAGCTCCAGCATAACGGGAATAAAAAACATAACCAGCGTCTACACAATTTTAATCCCAGCGCTTAATCAAACCAACGAAGGAGTCTACGCTGCCTACTACGGCGGCAACTTGACTTATAATTTACTTTACAGCGTCTCCACTATCTACTCGAACGTCTGGTATCAAGCGTACAACACAGCCAAAGAACAACTATCCTCAGGCATAAACCAAACCAACCAAGGCGTTTACACACTACTGGAAAACGCCAACATGACATACAACCTACTTTATGGCGTCCCAGCCGCCTACAGCACAGTTTGGGCTACCGCCTACAACCAAACTCGCCTGCAACTCATCGAAGGCCTCAACCAAACCAACCAAGGCGTACATCTCGCATTACAAAACGCCAACTTAACCTACAACCTCCTCTACGGCGCACCAGCCATCTACCTAAACATTTGGACCCAAACATACAGCCAAACAGGCGACATCAACCAATCTAACCAAATCGCCTATCAACAAACCGCCACCATCCTACAGCAAACCGACCCAGAAGCATTCGCCCAGTACACCTCACCGTTGCTGGACGCCTTCTACGGGATATGGACTCAAAGTTTCTCAGACCCACAAACCGCCGCCTGGACACCGCTTGAACGCGCAGTCTACGCTTCAACTCAAACAAACCAACTCTACATCAACACCTTCCTAGCAGGCGACCCCACCAGCCAAGCGTTCGTCACAGCTTTAACGGGTGCATTGACCTTTGAGAACTATCTAACTTTTACTCAAGAACAAAACAACGCCGCATTAACCGCGTTTGCCATACAGACTGTGGTCGCGGGTTCAGGTGGGTTATCTTCAGCTGAATTCGTCACTGCAGCCTACAACTTGGGCGAAAACCCCTCGCTTTCAGCGTTGAGTACTTTGGCTGAGGCAATAATCGTTGACCCAGACACATACAACATGGGAACAAACTTCATCGCAACTTTTAACCAAGTTGCGTACACTCAAACAGCTGCCATACTCCAGCAAGCTGACCCCGCCTCATACAACCAGTACACTGCACCTTTGCTCTACGCGTTCAACGCTACTTGGGTGGGTACCTTCCAGAACCCTGAAACCCAAGCCTTACCCGTTATGGTTCGGGCATCTCTTGCTGCAAACATCACCAACCAGCAATACATCAACACCGCGCTTGCAGGCAACGCAACCATGAAAGCCTTCGTTACTGCTCTAACGCAAGCCTTCACGCTTGACAACTTTATGTACAACACTCAAGACCAAAACAACGCTCAACTCCAAGACTTCGCAATCAAATATGTTGCCAACCAAGCAAACTCGGCTGTTTCCTTCGTAAAAGCCGCTTACGACTTAGGAAAATCTCCTTCATCTTATGCTTTGTCTTATCTTGCCGACGAGGTAATCTGGTATCCAGACTTCTATGGCATGAGCAAACTAATACCCACCTTTAACAGCGTCTCTTATGAGCAAACAGAAAAGATACTAAAAGACCTCGACAAAGAAGCCTTCAACGATTACACGTCCCATCTCCTTAAATTCTTTAATGCTTCTTGGACAAAACGAGTTCCAACCCAACCAATATCTGGCGTAGCTTGGATAAACAGCACTGCCTCTATTGCCGCCGACGTAGCCAACACACAATTCATCGCCGCCTACCTAAACGACACCGCAGACTTCGCCAGCCAAATCGCTTCAAACCTAAAACTGCAGGACTACCTAAACGGCAACACCACTTATTCAAACGCCAAAATCAAAAACCTAACCATAAACTACGTCGCAGACGAATCTGGTTTATCCACAAAATTAGTTGAAGCCATCTACGATATGGGAGAAAACGCAACTGAAAGCGCGATTAGAGCTTTAGCTTCACAAGTTGTCTCTAACCCTGATGCCTTCAACATCGGGCAACCCTTCAAATCTTTAATCACCTCTTTCGTATCACCCGCAAAAGATGTTACTTTGGTTTCTATTACTTTTGAGAACTCAGATAACACTAACCTCTTAGCGATACGAGGAATCATCGCAGAAAAGTTAGTTCAAAACCCCGCCGACGTATCCTCAGCGTTAGTCACAGGAAATGACGCCTTAAACTACGACTTTGGGCAATCAACCAACGAAGACCTCGACCTCATTCTCCCCGTAACGATTGCACTTCTGGTCATTGCTACTGCACTGTTTTTCCGCTCCATCATCACCCCCATAGTCACCTTGGGCACTATCGGTGTGGGGCTGGGTGTTTCCCAGATTTTCCCCTACCTCGTGGGCACATACATAAACCAAGTGGACTACACCATCACCACGGTACTGTTAACTGTCCTCATAGGCGTGGGCACCGACTACAGCATCTTCGTCATAGCTCGTCATCGCGAGGAAAGAATCAACCAGTTGCCCCTCTTTGAGGCAATCAAGAAATCCATCACATGGGCAGGCGAAAGCATCGTAACCAGCGGCGCCACAGTTATAATCTCTTTCCTTGCACTTTCAGCCACCTCGATGGTTTTCATGCAAACCATGGGCATCATCGTAGGTTTAGGCGTCATCGTCACGTTGCTTGCCTCCCTAACGTTTGCCCCTGCCCTAACCGCGATTTTGGGCGACAGAATCTTTTGGCCCAACTCAGGCGAACGCTTTGAACGCTACGCAAAAGGCATCACAGAGAAGAACAACCGCAGAGGCGGCTACTTCGCCAGAAGTGGGGCTTTCTCGGTGAAACACGGTAAAGTAATCATTCTGTTAGCGGTCTTAGTTACAGTGCCTGCTTTCTATGTCTATGCAACTACTACGCCGACATACAACCTCTTAGGCAGTGCATCTGAAAACTTGGAGTCTGTTGCTGCGTCTAACACCTTAACGGACTCCTTCGGTGGGGGTAGATTAATGCCGACATACGTTGTCGTTACCTTCGCCAACCCCATCATCAATAACGGCAGCCTCAACACAGGAGAAATGGCGACGCTGCAAAGAATCGCTTCAGACATCGCGGACAGCGAAGGCATCCATCAAGTTACAGGACCAACGATGCCGTATGGCGAAACAGTCGATTACAAAACCATAACCAACGAAACCGACTCAACCACCTACAGCGCCATACTGGACACTATAGGTGAAGACAACAAGTCAGCGTTAATAACCGTGCAGTTCAACGTTGACCCGTACTCAACGGAAGCCATGAACTACGCTCAGGCGCTACGTGAATCTCTCCATGCAACCTATGACGACGCAGCTAACGTAACAGGCATCTATGTGGGTGGAACAACAGGCTCCATCCTTGACACCAGAGTTTCCTTCCAGAACCAGTTTAACCAGATTCTGCCAATCGTAGCAGTAGGCGTCGGTTTGGTGTTGTTCTTCGTGTTGGGTTCACTGATTCTGCCCGTCTTCGCGGTTCTTTCAGTGCTAATGAGTATCGTCTGGACCCTTGCACTTACCATGGTGGTTTTCCAAAGTGTATTCAGCTACGGCTTGCTCTTCATAACCCCCTTGATACTCTTTGTGTTGCTGCTTGGTTTAGGCATGGACTACAACATATTCATCCTAACCCGCATACGTGAAGAAGCAGCTAAGGGTCAGAGCCTAAACGACGCCATCGTACACGCGGTTCAACAAACAGGCGGCATCATCACCGCTGCAGCCGTCATCCTCGCAGGGTCGCTTGGAGCGTTGATGCTTTCAAGCAACATGATGATGAAAGAGATGGGTTTCGCATTCGCCTTTAGCATCTTAATCGACGCATTGGTGGTGCGAACTTACCTTGTGCCCGCGGTGATGTCAGTGTTTGGCAAATGGAACTGGTACAACCCCATAAAACGTCTGCAACGCATAAAACACTTCGAAGACAACCAAACCCCAGAGCAGCCGCCAACAGCGCAAAAAGCTGACTAA
- a CDS encoding MFS transporter, giving the protein MVQYKWVALSNTTLGMLMASIDMTIVLIALPSIFRGINIDPFTSFQYLLWVMFGYSIVTAVLLVTFGRLSDIYGRVRLYNLGFAIFTAGSILLSITPHTGDAGAIELIVFRIIQGVGAAFLFSNSGAIITDAFPENERGKALGINQLAFLAGSLIGLVLGGVLAVYDWRLVFLVSVPVGVVGTVWSYWKLKEQHVIRKKQKLDVWGNLCFGGGLTLILLGITYGLTPYGDSPMGWGNPFVAASLAVGAALLMAFPFIERHVEDPMFRLDLFKNRTFAAGNIATFLSSMSRGGVMIMLVVLLQGIWLPLHGYSYEDAPFWAGIFMIPLSVGIAITGPLSGWLSDKHGARVLATVGMIITGITFLVFTLLPANFDYLPFALILLIMGLGNGIFMSPNMASVMNSCPAEHRGAASGMRSTLQNCGQTISQAVFFSIIIISLNATLPEALSTAVANAGASQQLADAFSTTPASGALFAAFLGYNPIGTLLQSMGPLAAGLPDASRAILEGQTFFPNAIAAPFMSALTLAFIIAAALCFIAAAFSALRGPKNQNCGSPAKGN; this is encoded by the coding sequence ATGGTACAATACAAGTGGGTGGCACTTTCAAACACAACCCTTGGCATGCTGATGGCATCCATTGACATGACCATCGTTTTGATTGCTTTGCCGTCGATTTTTAGAGGCATAAACATTGACCCCTTCACCAGTTTCCAGTATCTGCTCTGGGTCATGTTTGGCTACAGCATCGTAACCGCGGTGCTGCTGGTAACTTTCGGGCGACTCTCAGACATCTACGGCAGAGTGCGCCTCTACAACTTGGGCTTCGCCATATTCACCGCAGGCTCCATCCTGCTATCCATCACACCCCACACGGGAGACGCAGGAGCCATCGAACTCATAGTATTCCGCATCATACAGGGCGTCGGCGCAGCCTTCCTCTTCTCCAACAGCGGAGCCATCATAACCGACGCCTTCCCAGAGAACGAACGCGGCAAAGCGCTGGGCATAAACCAGTTGGCGTTCCTTGCAGGTTCACTCATCGGCTTGGTTTTAGGCGGTGTCTTGGCTGTTTACGATTGGCGTCTGGTCTTCTTGGTCAGCGTCCCCGTCGGCGTAGTTGGCACCGTTTGGTCTTACTGGAAACTAAAAGAGCAACACGTTATCCGGAAGAAACAGAAACTCGACGTCTGGGGCAACTTATGTTTCGGCGGCGGCTTAACCCTGATACTGCTGGGCATAACTTACGGGTTGACGCCTTACGGTGACTCGCCGATGGGTTGGGGTAACCCGTTCGTTGCTGCCTCTTTAGCGGTCGGCGCCGCGTTGTTGATGGCGTTTCCCTTCATAGAGCGCCATGTAGAGGACCCGATGTTTCGTCTTGACCTCTTCAAGAACCGCACCTTCGCCGCAGGCAACATAGCCACCTTCCTGAGTTCCATGTCACGAGGCGGCGTAATGATTATGTTGGTTGTGTTGCTGCAGGGGATTTGGCTGCCTCTGCATGGCTACAGTTATGAAGATGCACCCTTCTGGGCGGGCATATTTATGATACCCCTCTCCGTTGGCATCGCAATCACTGGTCCGCTGAGCGGTTGGCTCTCTGACAAACACGGCGCAAGAGTACTCGCAACAGTCGGCATGATAATCACAGGCATAACCTTCTTAGTCTTCACCTTGCTACCCGCTAACTTTGACTACTTACCCTTCGCGCTCATACTGCTCATAATGGGCCTCGGTAACGGCATATTCATGTCCCCCAACATGGCATCCGTCATGAACAGCTGCCCCGCTGAGCACCGAGGAGCCGCCTCAGGCATGCGGTCCACACTGCAAAACTGCGGCCAAACCATCAGCCAAGCCGTATTCTTCAGCATCATAATCATATCCCTAAACGCAACCCTGCCTGAAGCGCTTTCCACAGCTGTTGCAAACGCAGGCGCATCGCAGCAACTCGCCGACGCATTTAGCACTACGCCTGCTTCAGGCGCGCTTTTCGCGGCTTTTTTGGGGTATAACCCCATTGGCACACTGCTTCAAAGTATGGGTCCACTTGCAGCGGGGTTGCCCGATGCTTCCCGGGCGATTCTGGAAGGACAAACTTTCTTCCCCAACGCCATCGCCGCGCCCTTCATGTCAGCCTTAACCCTTGCATTCATCATCGCTGCAGCGCTATGTTTTATCGCAGCCGCTTTCTCTGCGTTGAGAGGACCAAAAAACCAGAACTGTGGGTCGCCAGCTAAAGGCAATTAG
- a CDS encoding S53 family peptidase yields the protein MNGKKILPHIVIVLFLVGMMVSCFTVPISALPDDDDWVAHPMHISPFAGAPNPIGYTPTQVRTAYNLPSSGGNGTTIAVVIAYHTPNIEEYFNTFSLEFGLPVNSSESANFIVHQMASNIEVRSDWSLEACLDVQWAHAIAPQAKILLVEAVDASNTALLSAVDYASNYPGVVAVSMSWGGEEFASEGYYESYFSKSGIEYFVASGDDGSVVNWPAVSRYVVSVGGTTLKLNPDGTVISETAWQGSSGGVSKYLSRPSYQTNYGLTYARRAVPDVSYNANVTTGVAVYNGTWWKVGGTSAGAPQWAGIHALGQSATNTNLYTSAKNSYSSYFRDITSGANYKYSATVGYDLVTGLGSPLTLNFGTQLSVSPDSGPAEGAITLSGVGFAGASVNISYQNPLNMSWISIANNTATVNGNFTFSTNAPDLLACNPAGDNTQLSDNVVFRATDNSDGKSYYTTFKELRRGLKQVGTTTAQGVYGNNTDLTQKAFIQRGVGATVVGNGFRAGTVTIFWDGTEVGNWLVDGAGSFSATLTVFDTSIGKHTLTVSDGAVNLSVNVTCAPRTVDDYVAGWQTADFAVSLTSDGEVTETFYRLNEGDILNVTAHGQPLITTESAGNTLEYWSTWNPSEETIVELPHVTLSGIKLDKTPPTGSVWTNPTTTSTSIILTVSASDATSGVWLMRFANEDEDWSSWEPYTTQKAWTISSDVGTKTVYVEFLDNAGLSTIASCTVTLQAVQFSSQMDSTTPTQSPQATSEPTPAIPELNAPIVFFLMFASALILTVAVLKRRS from the coding sequence TTGAATGGGAAAAAAATTCTCCCACACATCGTGATAGTATTGTTTCTGGTAGGCATGATGGTCTCCTGTTTCACAGTGCCCATTTCTGCCCTTCCAGATGACGACGATTGGGTAGCTCACCCCATGCATATTTCACCGTTTGCGGGCGCACCAAACCCAATAGGTTACACGCCAACGCAGGTTCGAACGGCGTACAACTTGCCTTCCAGCGGGGGAAACGGAACCACCATAGCCGTAGTAATAGCTTACCACACGCCCAACATAGAGGAATACTTTAACACGTTTTCTTTAGAATTCGGTTTACCTGTTAACAGTTCAGAGTCCGCTAACTTTATTGTTCACCAAATGGCATCCAACATTGAAGTCCGCAGCGATTGGTCCCTGGAAGCCTGTTTGGATGTCCAGTGGGCTCATGCCATAGCGCCTCAAGCGAAAATCCTGCTGGTAGAGGCGGTAGATGCGAGTAATACTGCGTTGCTTTCAGCGGTGGATTATGCATCTAACTATCCTGGAGTGGTGGCGGTTTCGATGAGTTGGGGTGGCGAAGAATTTGCAAGTGAAGGCTATTACGAGAGCTACTTTAGTAAATCGGGAATAGAGTACTTCGTTGCTTCAGGTGACGATGGATCTGTTGTGAATTGGCCTGCAGTCTCAAGGTATGTTGTGAGTGTGGGTGGAACTACCCTTAAGCTTAATCCTGACGGAACTGTTATCTCTGAAACCGCTTGGCAAGGTAGTAGCGGGGGAGTCAGTAAATACCTAAGCAGACCCAGCTACCAAACCAACTATGGATTAACCTACGCCCGACGCGCCGTTCCCGACGTCTCCTACAACGCCAACGTCACAACAGGCGTAGCGGTTTATAACGGAACTTGGTGGAAGGTGGGTGGAACCAGCGCGGGGGCCCCGCAATGGGCAGGTATCCATGCGCTTGGGCAATCTGCAACCAACACTAACCTCTACACATCTGCAAAAAACTCTTATTCATCATACTTCCGAGACATCACCTCTGGAGCTAACTACAAGTACAGCGCGACCGTGGGTTACGATCTCGTTACGGGTTTAGGCAGCCCCTTAACGTTGAATTTTGGTACACAACTATCGGTTTCACCCGATTCTGGTCCAGCTGAAGGCGCAATTACACTTAGTGGAGTAGGTTTCGCTGGGGCTTCAGTGAACATATCCTACCAGAACCCTCTGAATATGTCTTGGATTTCGATAGCTAATAACACTGCAACAGTGAACGGCAACTTTACCTTCTCAACGAATGCACCTGACCTCTTAGCATGCAACCCCGCAGGCGACAACACACAACTATCCGACAACGTAGTCTTTAGAGCCACCGACAACAGCGACGGAAAATCCTACTACACCACATTCAAAGAACTCCGCAGAGGCTTAAAACAGGTTGGAACCACAACCGCCCAAGGTGTATACGGTAACAACACAGACTTAACCCAGAAGGCGTTTATTCAAAGAGGCGTTGGTGCCACTGTGGTTGGAAATGGATTCCGAGCTGGTACTGTAACCATTTTTTGGGATGGCACCGAAGTAGGAAATTGGTTGGTTGACGGGGCAGGTTCTTTTTCGGCGACATTAACCGTTTTTGATACATCTATCGGTAAACACACTTTAACAGTCAGTGACGGAGCAGTGAATCTGTCGGTAAATGTAACGTGTGCGCCCCGTACAGTAGACGATTATGTGGCTGGATGGCAAACGGCGGATTTCGCGGTCAGTTTAACTTCAGATGGGGAAGTGACTGAAACATTCTACCGCCTAAACGAAGGCGACATCCTCAACGTAACTGCCCACGGTCAACCATTAATAACCACAGAGAGTGCAGGCAACACGTTGGAGTATTGGAGTACATGGAACCCATCTGAGGAAACAATCGTCGAATTGCCCCATGTAACTCTTAGCGGGATTAAACTTGACAAGACGCCGCCGACAGGTAGTGTTTGGACTAACCCCACAACAACTTCAACGAGCATAATTTTAACAGTCTCTGCAAGTGACGCAACTTCGGGCGTTTGGTTGATGCGTTTCGCAAACGAAGATGAAGACTGGTCAAGTTGGGAGCCGTATACCACACAGAAAGCATGGACTATCTCAAGTGATGTGGGTACAAAAACCGTCTACGTGGAATTCTTAGACAACGCAGGCCTCTCCACCATTGCTAGCTGCACGGTGACGCTCCAAGCGGTTCAGTTCAGCTCTCAGATGGATTCGACCACTCCGACGCAGAGTCCACAGGCCACAAGTGAGCCGACACCTGCAATTCCAGAACTCAACGCCCCAATCGTTTTCTTCTTAATGTTTGCGTCAGCTTTAATCTTGACAGTGGCTGTTCTGAAACGCAGAAGCTAA
- a CDS encoding redox-regulated ATPase YchF — MQRSYSRLLGVVGKPNTGKSTFFCAATLATVEIANYPFTTIKPNRGVGYVRTPCVHEEFHVKDNPKNSLCLDGSRMVPVELVDIAGIVPGAWEGRGLGNQFLDEIRRADALIHVVDASGGTDCEGKSCKPGEHDPLEDVQFLEKEITMWMVTILKKDWPRIARTAEQDKKGIAHHLEDRLTGLSIKKQYVNEAIRKAGLSVDKPATWSDDDFYRFVDTLRRISKPVLIVANKVDLPTAQANVERLRKLDYIVIPASAEAELALRRAAEKGLIEYKPGDNDFKIKQPEKLSAGQIQALERIREKIVKTNGTTGVQEAINTAYFKLLDMITVYPVEDIEHLSDHNGRVLPDTYLVPKGITAHQFAYVIHSELGDNFLYAVDARDKRRIGEDAILKDRDVISIVSAKKRA, encoded by the coding sequence ATGCAGCGTTCATACTCACGTTTACTGGGCGTAGTGGGCAAGCCAAACACGGGCAAATCAACCTTTTTCTGCGCAGCAACCCTTGCAACCGTAGAAATCGCCAACTACCCCTTCACAACCATCAAACCCAACCGCGGCGTCGGCTACGTCCGAACCCCCTGTGTCCACGAAGAATTCCACGTCAAAGACAACCCCAAAAACAGCCTCTGCCTAGACGGCTCCCGCATGGTTCCCGTGGAACTAGTAGACATCGCGGGCATAGTGCCTGGAGCTTGGGAAGGACGCGGGTTAGGCAACCAGTTCCTTGACGAAATCCGCCGCGCAGACGCACTTATCCACGTCGTGGACGCTTCAGGCGGCACCGACTGTGAAGGCAAAAGCTGCAAACCCGGCGAGCACGACCCACTTGAGGATGTGCAGTTTCTTGAAAAAGAAATCACCATGTGGATGGTTACGATTCTAAAGAAGGATTGGCCTAGAATCGCACGGACTGCTGAACAGGACAAAAAAGGAATCGCACATCACCTCGAAGACCGCTTAACAGGACTGAGCATAAAGAAACAGTACGTTAATGAAGCTATACGAAAAGCAGGCTTAAGCGTCGATAAACCAGCAACCTGGAGCGATGACGACTTTTACCGCTTCGTAGACACACTGAGACGTATCTCAAAGCCAGTGCTGATTGTAGCTAACAAAGTTGACCTACCAACAGCGCAAGCCAATGTAGAACGGTTAAGGAAACTTGACTACATTGTTATCCCCGCCAGCGCCGAAGCGGAACTTGCACTCCGCAGAGCTGCAGAAAAAGGCTTAATCGAGTATAAACCAGGCGACAACGACTTCAAGATAAAGCAGCCAGAGAAACTCTCAGCGGGGCAGATACAGGCGCTTGAACGCATCAGAGAAAAAATTGTTAAAACCAACGGAACCACAGGCGTCCAAGAAGCCATAAACACCGCATACTTTAAGCTACTTGACATGATAACCGTCTACCCAGTGGAAGACATAGAGCACCTATCCGACCACAACGGCCGCGTACTGCCAGATACGTATCTGGTTCCAAAGGGCATCACTGCTCATCAGTTTGCCTACGTGATCCACAGCGAACTCGGAGACAACTTCCTCTACGCAGTAGATGCCAGAGATAAACGCCGAATCGGAGAAGACGCCATCCTAAAAGACCGCGACGTTATCAGCATAGTCAGCGCCAAAAAACGGGCATAA
- the uppS gene encoding polyprenyl diphosphate synthase, whose amino-acid sequence MLTRVLSVLGIYKAYQRWLWGQVKNGVPPEHIAIILDGNRRWASEKEINPWLGHEKGAETVEKLLDWCLKLNVKYVTLYTFSTENFARNPKEVEEIMRIAGERFLKLLTDERIHKNRVHVKVLGRINMLPDDLQKRIHDVEKATEGYDNHFLNFAFAYGGRAEIVDAAKAIARLVKEGKLEPDDIQESTVEKYLYTAHMTKQDPDLIIRTSGEERLSGFLVWQSAYSELVFLDVYWPDFRFIDLLRAIRTFQKRKRRYGT is encoded by the coding sequence GTGCTTACAAGAGTCCTCTCGGTACTGGGTATCTATAAGGCATATCAAAGGTGGTTATGGGGGCAAGTTAAAAACGGTGTGCCCCCCGAGCACATAGCAATCATTTTGGATGGCAACCGCCGTTGGGCTTCTGAAAAAGAAATTAACCCCTGGTTGGGGCATGAGAAAGGTGCAGAAACCGTTGAGAAACTCCTCGATTGGTGCCTAAAGCTAAACGTGAAATACGTCACGCTTTATACGTTTTCAACGGAGAATTTTGCGCGCAACCCCAAAGAAGTTGAGGAAATCATGCGTATTGCGGGGGAGCGGTTCCTAAAGCTGCTCACAGATGAACGTATCCACAAAAACAGGGTCCATGTAAAGGTGTTGGGGCGAATCAACATGCTTCCTGATGACCTTCAAAAGCGTATTCATGACGTCGAGAAGGCAACCGAAGGCTACGATAACCATTTCCTTAATTTCGCTTTTGCGTATGGTGGCAGGGCCGAAATCGTTGACGCTGCAAAAGCAATAGCGAGACTGGTTAAAGAAGGCAAACTTGAACCAGACGATATTCAAGAAAGCACGGTTGAAAAGTACCTCTACACAGCACACATGACAAAGCAGGATCCTGACTTGATTATAAGAACCTCAGGTGAAGAACGCTTAAGTGGCTTTCTGGTGTGGCAATCCGCCTACAGCGAACTGGTCTTTTTGGATGTGTACTGGCCTGACTTCCGCTTCATCGACCTGCTAAGAGCGATTCGTACCTTCCAGAAACGCAAACGCCGCTACGGAACCTAA